In Leopardus geoffroyi isolate Oge1 chromosome D1, O.geoffroyi_Oge1_pat1.0, whole genome shotgun sequence, the genomic stretch AACCAGACAGGGGTGAAGGAATTCCTTCTGGTAGGTTTAACTGAAAACCCTAATTTGCAgatccctctctttttccttttctcccttatttATTCCATCACTCTGGCAGGTAATTGGGGGATGATTATCTTGATCTGGTTAAATACCCAACTTCATACTCCAATGTACTTTTTCCTTAGCAACCTCTCTTTTTGTGATATCTGCTACTCTACTGTCTTTGCTCCAAAGATGTTGGTCAATTTTCTATCAAAACACAAAGCTAGCACATTTTCTGGTTGTGTTctacagagtttcttttttgcAGTTTATGTAACCACAGAGGGCATCCTTCTGTCTATGATGGCTTATGACCGCTATGTGGCAATAGCTAATCCCTTGTCGTATACACTCATAATGACCCAAAAGGTTTGTATTCAGATGGTCCTTGCGTCATACTTGGGTGGGCTCATTAATTCATTGACACACACAATAGGTTTGCTCAAGCTAGATTTCTGTGGTCCTAACATCGTGAATCATTATTTCTGTGACATTCCCCCTCTTCTGAGACTCTCTTGCTCTGATGCCCATAACAATGAGATGCTACTTTTAGTTTTCTCTGGGGTCATTGCAATGTTCACTTTCACTATCATCATGGTCTCTTATACGTGCATCATCATTGCCATCCAGAGAATCCACTCAGCTGAGGGGAGGCACAAAGCCTTCTCCACTTGCGCCTCTCACCTCACTGCTGTGACCTTATTCTATGGGTCTGTAACCTTTAGTTACATCCAGCCAAGTTCTCAGTATTCCCTGGAACAGGAGAAAGTCTCTTCTGTGTTTTATACGTTGGTTATCCCCATGCTGAACCCACTGATTTATAGCTTACGCAATAAGGATGTAAAAGAGGCAGCAAAAAGGTCAATGTGGTGGAAGAGAACCCCCACCTGACACAACCTTG encodes the following:
- the LOC123602667 gene encoding olfactory receptor 1052-like, whose product is MAGWNQTGVKEFLLVGLTENPNLQIPLFFLFSLIYSITLAGNWGMIILIWLNTQLHTPMYFFLSNLSFCDICYSTVFAPKMLVNFLSKHKASTFSGCVLQSFFFAVYVTTEGILLSMMAYDRYVAIANPLSYTLIMTQKVCIQMVLASYLGGLINSLTHTIGLLKLDFCGPNIVNHYFCDIPPLLRLSCSDAHNNEMLLLVFSGVIAMFTFTIIMVSYTCIIIAIQRIHSAEGRHKAFSTCASHLTAVTLFYGSVTFSYIQPSSQYSLEQEKVSSVFYTLVIPMLNPLIYSLRNKDVKEAAKRSMWWKRTPT